Within the Enterobacter bugandensis genome, the region AGGGTTCGATAACGCCCCGCCGATACCGAGCAGCAGACCCGCCGCGGGCAATACGGCGATAGGCAACATAAAGGATTTGCCAAAGCGCTGCGCTTTTTCAAACCATCCACCCGACGAAGCGCCACTGAATATTTGCATCATTTTTTCATCCCCCCATTAAAAGATGAAAATTTTTACCACATAAATATTTTATAGTGAAAATTATCATCACAAACCAGGAGGCCGATCATACTTTTTTAAAATGACTGGCATCTTTCCCCCCCTTTCCGCCACACTAGTCGCAGTGAAACACATTAAGGACGTGGCATGTCGGACCATGAAAACCTGCTGCTGAAGCTCCGCCAGGAGGCTTCCGGGTACAGCCCAACGCAACAAAAACTCGGTGAGTTTGTCCTCAGCGACCCTGCCCGGGTGCTCTACCTGACCATCACCGAACTGGCGCGAGAGAGCCACACCAGCGAGGCCAGCGTGACGCGTCTTTGCCGGACGCTGGGGTGCAAGGGGTATAACGAATTCAAAATGGCGCTGGCGCTGGATATTCAGCAGGGTCAGCCCGCGCGTCAGGCGGGGGATGAGATTGACAGCGTGGTGGATGAATCGGTGCAGGCTCTGCAGGATACCGCGAGACTCCTCGACCGCGCGCTGCTTGAAAAAGCCGCACTGGCGCTGCATCAGGCGCAGTCCGTGCAGATTTATGGCGTCGCGGCCAGCGCAATCCTCGGGGAGTATCTGCATTACAAGTTATTAAGGCTGGGTAAATCCGCACAGCTGTTTAGCGATATGCACCGCGCAGCCATGAATGCGACCACGCTTTCGGCAGAGACGCTGGTGGTGGCGATCTCCAGTTCCGGTTCAACGCGAGATTTACTTCACGTGGTGAAACTTGCCCGCAAGCGCGGGGTGAAGGTTCTGGCGCTCAGCAACACGCCCCGCAGCCCGCTGGCGTCTCTTAGCGATATGCTGCTGGTGGCCGCCAAGCCAGAAGGCCCTCTTAGCGCGGGCGCGCTCAATGCCAAAGTTGGGGTGATGCTGCTGGTCGAATTACTTACGACATCCATGATTGCGCTGGATGGTCATTACGCTGACGTCAGCCAGCAAACGGCCAGCGCCACGCTTCCTCTTCTGCTCTGAAAACCCTTCGCAGGCTAAATAAAATAGCCTGCGTTTTATTTTGCTCAATTTTACTTAAGCAGGGCTCAATTCATTTATATGATAAATGTTTGGTGTAACAAATTATTTTGTTTATTACAGTTTGAATTATTTCCATCGCGCCACCCAAGAGACAAAAACAGATTAAAATCATTAAGTTAAAATAAAAACATGAATAAATTGAATTTTTCCGCCTTCTGCAATGTCCAATATTTTCACCTAATTTCCTTTCCTTAAAATAAGCTTAAGACGCTGTCGGTCCCGGCGTTTTATTATTTAAACGCCGTTTACTTTTGCGCGCCTACAATCCGCCTCATCAATCATAATGAGACGGTAATAATGAAGATGTTATTAATTACAGGCGTGACCGGGTTTCTGGGCGGTGCAGTACTTGAAAAAATCCTGACCAGCGATCAATCCGTAAAACTCCTTTTGCTTGCCCGTGCCGGCGATCCGCAAAGCGGGCTGGCGCGCGTGCAGGAGAACATGCGTAAGTTCAACATTTCTGAGGAGAAACTGGCCTCCCTGAGCGTGGATAATATCCTCATCGGCGACCTTAGCCAGCCGGAAGCCTTTCTGAACGATCCCCGTCTGGACCAGGTTACGCATGTCGTTAACTGCGCGGCAGTTGCGTCATTTGGCAATAACCCGCTGATCTGGAAGGTGAACGTAGAGGGTACGCTAGCGCTGGCGCGCCGCATGGAGCAGGTCGCAGGGCTGCAGCGTTTCCTGCATGTAGGCACCGCAATGTCATGCACGCCGGAGCAGGATTCGCTGGTCGCCGAAAGTGCGGAATTCAGAGAAAACGCTGAGCACCTGGTGGAATATACGTATTCGAAGTCAACCATCGAACAGCTGATGCGCCAGGAATGTCCTAACCTGCCGCTGCTCATCGCCCGTCCGTCCATCGTCGTCGGCCATACCCGCCACGGCTGCACGCCGTCGAGCAGTATCTTTTGGGTCTTCAGCATGGGCCTGATGCTGCAGAAGTTCATGTGCTCGATGGAAGACCGGATCGACGTTGTCCCGGTAGATTATTGCGCCGACGCAATGTTAATGCTGCTGAGCAGCAACGCGCGTCCGGGGGAAGTGGTACACATTTCAGCCGGGGAAGAGAACAGCGTTCGCTTTGCGGATATCGATCGGGCAATGGCGCAGGCGCTGGAGAAAGCGCCCGTTGGCGATAAGTACGCGCAGGTCAGCTACGAAACGCTGGTCAAAATGCGCCGTGAACTGAAAACCATTTTTGGTCCGTGCAACGAACGTCTGATGCTGAGAGCGATGCGCTTATACGGTGCCTTTGCCACGCTGAACGTGCGCTTCAGCAACGATAAGCTGCTAAGCATGGGGATGCCGAAGCCACCTCGTTTTACGGATTATATCGCCCGCTGCGTGCAAACCACCCGGGGACTGACCATTCCCGAGCAGATGGCGGTCGATTTTAAATAACCAAAAAAAAATGCCAGTCATTCGACTGGCATTTTCATGTTAAGGCTTAAGCAATTATGCCTGGCCTTTGATCTCTTTACGACCGTTATAAGGTGCTTTTTCACCCAGCGCTTCTTCGATACGAATCAGCTGGTTGTATTTAGCAACACGGTCAGAACGGCTCATAGAACCGGTTTTGATCTGGCCAGCAGCGGTACCAACAGCCAGGTCAGCAATGGTCGCGTCTTCAGTTTCGCCAGAACGGTGAGAGATAACAGCGGTGTAGCCAGCGTCTTTCGCCATTTTGATCGCAGCCAGCGTTTCGGTCAGAGAACCGATCTGGTTGAATTTGATCAGGATGGAGTTAACGATGCCTTTCTCGATGCCTTCTTTCAGGATCTTAGTGTTGGTTACGAACAGATCGTCACCAACCAGCTGGATTTTGTCGCCCAGTACTTTGGTCTGGTATGCGAAACCATCCCAGTCAGACTCGTCCAGACCGTCTTCGATAGAAACGATTGGGTACTGTTTGGTCAGGTCTTCCAGGAAGTGAGTGAACTCTTCGGAGGTGAACGCTTTGTTGCCTTCGCCAGCCAGAACGTATTTACCGTCTTTGTAGAATTCAGATGCTGCACAGTCCATCGCCAGGGTGATGTCTTTGCCCAGCTCGTAGCCTGCTGCTTTAACCGCTTCAGCGATAACAGCCAGTGCTTCTGCGTTAGAACCCAGGTTTGGCGCGTAGCCACCTTCGTCACCAACAGCAGTGTTCATACCTTTAGCTTTCAGAACTTTAGCCAGGTTGTGGAACACTTCAGAACCCATACGAACCGCTTCTTTCAGGGTTTTCGCGCCAACTGGCTGAATCATGAATTCCTGAATATCAACGTTGTTGTCTGCGTGCTCACCACCGTTGATGATGTTCATCATTGGTACAGGCATAGAGTATTTGCCTGGGGTGCCGTTCAGTTCAGCGATGTGCTCGAACAGTGGCATACCTTTAGCAGCGGCTGCTGCTTTGGCGTTCGCCAGGGAAACGGCCAGGATTGCGTTCGCACCGAAGTTAGATTTGTTTTCAGTACCGTCCAGATCGATCATGATCTTGTCGATGCCAGCCTGATCTTTGGCATCTTTGCCAACGATAGCCTGAGCAATAGGACCGTTAACAGCGCCAACCGCTTTCAGTACGCCTTTGCCCATGAAACGGGATTTGTCGCCATCACGCAGTTCCAGCGCTTCACGGGAACCCGTAGAAGCACCTGATGGAGCAGCTGCCATACCGACGAAACCACCTTCCAGATGAACTTCGGCTTCAACGGTCGGGTTACCACGGGAGTCGATGATTTCACGACCGATGACTTTAACGATTTTGGACATTAGATTTTCCTCAGTACAAGTTAAACTAAAACTCCAGACAAACAACGCGTACCGTTGGTACGCGTTGCCGTTCTAACTTTTTTACTTCGCCTGACGCTTCTGGTACTCGCTGGCGGCTTTCACGAAGCCTGCAAACAGCGGATGTCCATCACGCGGCGTTGAAGTAAATTCCGGGTGGAACTGGCAGGCAACAAACCACGGATGGTTTGGCACCTCGATGATCTCGACTAACTGATCGTCCCCGGAGCGACCCGCAACACGCAGGCCCGCGGCTTCAATTTGTTTCAACAACATATTGTTGACTTCATAGCGGTGACGATGGCGCTCGGTGATGACCGGCTCGCCGTACAGCTTGCGAACCACGCTATCGTCGGACAGCTGGCAGGCCTGTGCGCCAAGACGCATAGTGCCACCCAGATCGCTCTTCTCGGTACGGACTTCGACGTTACCGTCTTCGTCGCGCCATTCCGTAATCAGCGCCACGACAGGGTACTTACAGTCTGGCACAAATTCCGTAGAGTTCGCGTTTTCCATTCCCGCTACGTTGCGCGCAAATTCGATCAGCGCAACCTGCATACCCAGGCAGATGCCGAGGTATGGAATATTGTTTTCACGCGCATAGCGTGCAGTGGCGATCTTGCCTTCAACACCACGGTAGCCGAAGCCGCCAGGGATGAGGATAGCATCCAGATCTTTCAGAATTTCAACGCCACGTGTTTCAACATCCTGCGAATCAATCAGCTTGATGTTCACGGAGACGCGGTTCTTCAGACCACCGTGCTTCAGCGCTTCGATAACGGACTTATAGGCGTCCGGCAGTTCGATGTACTTGCCGACCATACCGATAGTCACTTCGCCTGCCGGGTTCGCTTCTTCATAAATAACCTGTTCCCATTCAGACAGGTTAGCTTCCGGACAGTTCAGGCTGAATCGTTTACAAATATAATCGTCCAGACCCTGTGATTTCAACAGGCCCGGGATTTTATAAATGGAATCGACATCTTTCATTGAAATAACGGCTTTTTCAGGCACGTTACAGAACAATGCAATTTTCGCACGTTCGTTCGCTGGAATGGCACGATCGGAACGGCAAACCAGGATGTCAGGCTGAATACCGATAGAGAGCAGTTCTTTAACGGAGTGCTGAGTCGGTTTGGTTTTCACTTCACCTGCCGCCGCCATGTAAGGCACCAGCGTCAGGTGCATGAACAGCGCGTGTTCACGACCAATGTCTACCGCCAGCTGACGAATCGCTTCGAGGAACGGCAGGGATTCGATATCACCCACGGTACCGCCGATTTCAACCAGCACAACGTCATGCCCTTCGCCACCGGCAAGGACACGCTCTTTGATGGCGTTAGTGATGTGTGGGATAACCTGCACGGTCGCGCCCAGGTAGTCACCGCGGCG harbors:
- the eno gene encoding phosphopyruvate hydratase is translated as MSKIVKVIGREIIDSRGNPTVEAEVHLEGGFVGMAAAPSGASTGSREALELRDGDKSRFMGKGVLKAVGAVNGPIAQAIVGKDAKDQAGIDKIMIDLDGTENKSNFGANAILAVSLANAKAAAAAKGMPLFEHIAELNGTPGKYSMPVPMMNIINGGEHADNNVDIQEFMIQPVGAKTLKEAVRMGSEVFHNLAKVLKAKGMNTAVGDEGGYAPNLGSNAEALAVIAEAVKAAGYELGKDITLAMDCAASEFYKDGKYVLAGEGNKAFTSEEFTHFLEDLTKQYPIVSIEDGLDESDWDGFAYQTKVLGDKIQLVGDDLFVTNTKILKEGIEKGIVNSILIKFNQIGSLTETLAAIKMAKDAGYTAVISHRSGETEDATIADLAVGTAAGQIKTGSMSRSDRVAKYNQLIRIEEALGEKAPYNGRKEIKGQA
- a CDS encoding MurR/RpiR family transcriptional regulator; amino-acid sequence: MSDHENLLLKLRQEASGYSPTQQKLGEFVLSDPARVLYLTITELARESHTSEASVTRLCRTLGCKGYNEFKMALALDIQQGQPARQAGDEIDSVVDESVQALQDTARLLDRALLEKAALALHQAQSVQIYGVAASAILGEYLHYKLLRLGKSAQLFSDMHRAAMNATTLSAETLVVAISSSGSTRDLLHVVKLARKRGVKVLALSNTPRSPLASLSDMLLVAAKPEGPLSAGALNAKVGVMLLVELLTTSMIALDGHYADVSQQTASATLPLLL
- the pyrG gene encoding glutamine hydrolyzing CTP synthase, encoding MTTNYIFVTGGVVSSLGKGIAAASLAAILEARGLNVTMMKLDPYINVDPGTMSPTQHGEVFVTEDGAETDLDLGHYERFIRTKMTRRNNFTTGRIYSDVLRKERRGDYLGATVQVIPHITNAIKERVLAGGEGHDVVLVEIGGTVGDIESLPFLEAIRQLAVDIGREHALFMHLTLVPYMAAAGEVKTKPTQHSVKELLSIGIQPDILVCRSDRAIPANERAKIALFCNVPEKAVISMKDVDSIYKIPGLLKSQGLDDYICKRFSLNCPEANLSEWEQVIYEEANPAGEVTIGMVGKYIELPDAYKSVIEALKHGGLKNRVSVNIKLIDSQDVETRGVEILKDLDAILIPGGFGYRGVEGKIATARYARENNIPYLGICLGMQVALIEFARNVAGMENANSTEFVPDCKYPVVALITEWRDEDGNVEVRTEKSDLGGTMRLGAQACQLSDDSVVRKLYGEPVITERHRHRYEVNNMLLKQIEAAGLRVAGRSGDDQLVEIIEVPNHPWFVACQFHPEFTSTPRDGHPLFAGFVKAASEYQKRQAK
- a CDS encoding SDR family oxidoreductase, with the translated sequence MKMLLITGVTGFLGGAVLEKILTSDQSVKLLLLARAGDPQSGLARVQENMRKFNISEEKLASLSVDNILIGDLSQPEAFLNDPRLDQVTHVVNCAAVASFGNNPLIWKVNVEGTLALARRMEQVAGLQRFLHVGTAMSCTPEQDSLVAESAEFRENAEHLVEYTYSKSTIEQLMRQECPNLPLLIARPSIVVGHTRHGCTPSSSIFWVFSMGLMLQKFMCSMEDRIDVVPVDYCADAMLMLLSSNARPGEVVHISAGEENSVRFADIDRAMAQALEKAPVGDKYAQVSYETLVKMRRELKTIFGPCNERLMLRAMRLYGAFATLNVRFSNDKLLSMGMPKPPRFTDYIARCVQTTRGLTIPEQMAVDFK